The Helicobacter cetorum MIT 00-7128 region TCTTTTTAATGATATAGAAAACTTAGTGTTAAGTGCGAGCGTTTATGATGGCTTAGTCTTAAATAGTGCATGTGAAGTCATTCTTTTAGATAATGAGCGTAAAGAACCTTATCAAGCTTATTACGCCAAAGACACGCAATGCTTGTATTTATATGAAAAAGGCTTCAACGATACAGCCTTAAAAGAGCTTTTTAATAAAATCAATAATGATAGGGATTTTAATGTGAAATCTATCATTTATTATGGCGAAAATATGGATAGCAAAATGCAATTAGAGCTTAAAGAAGGCAAGGCGCATAAAAACAATAAAAATAGCCATATCCTAGTGAAAGCGTGGTATCCTAAAAATGTATGAAAATTTAGATTACCAAGAAAAGGCTATCAACTCTGTTTTAAAACTCTTTGAAAATATCTCTATAAAGAAGAGCGATGAGCCAAATGCCAATGATGAGCTAATGCTAAATAAGCATGTTTTAGAAAATAATCTTAAAAGTATCCAAGAGCAAAACCACTTAAAAAATGTGCCTTTAATTTTTGATACGCCCCTTAATGTTGATGTGTGCATGCAAACAGGCACGGGCAAGACTTATACTTTTACTAAGCTTATGGCAAATATTTATCATTATTACGCACAAAAGGTGCATAAATTTATTATCGTTATCCCTAGTTTAGCCATAAAGGCGCAATTAGTGGATTTTTTAAAAAACAATACGCAAACTTTTGGCGTGGATTTTGAAGTTTTTGTTTTAGAAAGCAAGAAAAATAGCAAAAAGGCTAAAAACTTTTTAAGCGTAGAGTTAAGAAATTTTATAGAAAAAGAAAATGAGCTGAGTATTTTAGTTATCAATCAAGGCATGTTAAATTCTAAAAGCTTAGAAGAAGAATGCGAGGGCTTATTTGGGAGCTTTAGTATTTTTGAAAGCATTTCAAAATTAAAGCCTTTTATTATTATGGATGAGGTGCATAAATTTAAGCAAGAAAATGTTACTTATGCTAATTTAATGAAGTTTAAGCCTCAAGTTTTAGTGCGTTTTGGGGCGACTTTCCCTTATAAAAATAAAAAGAATAAAGAAATAGATTATAAGAACTTGGTGTATCATTTGAGTGCTAGAGAGGCGTTTAATAGGGGTTTGACTAAGGGTGTGAGAGGGCATGTGATTGATACTTCTTGTATAACAAGCCAGAAATTTAAGCTTAAAGAAATTTTTGATGATTATGCAGTGTTTGATGTCATCAGCTATTTAGGGAATAAAACAGAGAGCAAACAAGAGCAAATTATCCCTAAGCTTGGCAAGATTTCTGATTTTGTTTTAGAAAAGATTAATGCTAAAAGAACCAAAATTGAGCTAAATAATGGCGAAACTTATCAAAAGGGCGATATGATTAAGGGGGTGAATAAAGATTTTTGTAAAGGTTTTTTAACTAAGGCTATAGAAGAGCATTTAAAAATTGAATACACGCTTTTAGTTACAAGAAAAGATAGAATCAAGCCTATAACACTCTTTTTTATTGATAATATTAATGCGTATCGCAATGCTGATTATGCGTGGCTCAAAGATTTGTTTGAAGAGATTTTAAAAGAACAAATTACAAAAATGAAAAATAGCAAAGAAGTCAAAGAAAATAACTTTTACTATGAGTTTTTAGAAAAAAGCCTTAAAGATATTTCTAAAACGCATGGAGGGTATTTTTGCAAGGATAATAGCCAGAGTGATGAAGATATTGCTAAAGAAGTAGAAGAGATTTTGCATGACAAAGAGGCGTTATTAAGTTTAGAGAATACAAGGCGTT contains the following coding sequences:
- a CDS encoding type III restriction-modification system endonuclease: MYENLDYQEKAINSVLKLFENISIKKSDEPNANDELMLNKHVLENNLKSIQEQNHLKNVPLIFDTPLNVDVCMQTGTGKTYTFTKLMANIYHYYAQKVHKFIIVIPSLAIKAQLVDFLKNNTQTFGVDFEVFVLESKKNSKKAKNFLSVELRNFIEKENELSILVINQGMLNSKSLEEECEGLFGSFSIFESISKLKPFIIMDEVHKFKQENVTYANLMKFKPQVLVRFGATFPYKNKKNKEIDYKNLVYHLSAREAFNRGLTKGVRGHVIDTSCITSQKFKLKEIFDDYAVFDVISYLGNKTESKQEQIIPKLGKISDFVLEKINAKRTKIELNNGETYQKGDMIKGVNKDFCKGFLTKAIEEHLKIEYTLLVTRKDRIKPITLFFIDNINAYRNADYAWLKDLFEEILKEQITKMKNSKEVKENNFYYEFLEKSLKDISKTHGGYFCKDNSQSDEDIAKEVEEILHDKEALLSLENTRRFIFSQWTLKEGWDNPNVFVICKMRSSGSDISRIQEVGRGLRLPVNEYQNRISDEEFFLEYIVGDDEKNFIKELKDEVEGAVNYSKLDDEVCQNIIQYYPDKTDDIIIYECSQNKIIDSMRALNIIDFEGLKELYPLAFKVSSGKIGSSNNTNKVKIRAHKYAELKALWEEINQKRFLIYHIENEEKFLEIVKECFQDSHSKWKKTQLVSQASAYFGGEVKKYNKQELQKIKGMEYEEFLLKLAKKLSVKKSTLHRAFESLKTQKDFDLKDYLNDSNVVYIEKEFKRFLAYGSVNFEISYAKIEANVHPSAFSDNKGYALKEINVSNLGTLGEEDKEAQESFLLEKVVCDSKIEKSNISQIIEDKDFKIKVFSKIPKNSIKIPLAGGFSYSPDFMYVIEDKESKKELHCIIESKGKRDEALSKEEERKINQYAPKFFESLKNVSFKTQFEDTEITEILREVLSKKNS